From the genome of Archaeoglobus neptunius, one region includes:
- the hisA gene encoding 1-(5-phosphoribosyl)-5-[(5-phosphoribosylamino)methylideneamino]imidazole-4-carboxamide isomerase, with amino-acid sequence MFRVIPAVDLKDGKVVRLRQGREKEITFEAENPVEIAKHWVEMGAKVLHVIDLSGAFQGRLKHEDVIAEIASFVEVQAGGGIRDLEIAERLFDAGVDRVIFGTIAVEKPNEVREFAESWERRVMIAIDSKKGKVAVKGWKDTVELTPIELAEFYDDLRVSFLYTNIDVEGLVSGIEKQKIDEVVKKLKNPVYIAGGIASVDDIRFVKRCGGAGVIIGSALYTKKLKFEDAIKVEHEKV; translated from the coding sequence ATGTTCAGGGTTATTCCGGCAGTTGACCTGAAGGACGGCAAGGTTGTAAGACTCAGGCAGGGGAGAGAAAAAGAGATTACTTTTGAAGCGGAAAATCCTGTTGAAATTGCTAAACACTGGGTGGAGATGGGAGCAAAGGTGCTTCACGTAATCGACCTGAGCGGGGCATTTCAGGGAAGGTTGAAGCATGAGGACGTCATTGCAGAGATTGCATCCTTCGTTGAGGTTCAAGCTGGCGGGGGTATTAGAGACCTTGAGATTGCCGAGAGACTTTTCGATGCTGGTGTTGACCGTGTTATTTTCGGAACCATAGCCGTTGAAAAGCCAAACGAAGTTAGAGAATTTGCCGAAAGCTGGGAGAGAAGGGTTATGATCGCAATCGACTCAAAGAAAGGAAAGGTTGCTGTTAAGGGATGGAAGGACACAGTTGAGCTAACACCCATTGAACTCGCTGAGTTTTACGATGACCTCCGGGTTTCTTTCCTATACACAAACATAGACGTTGAAGGGCTGGTTTCAGGTATTGAAAAGCAAAAAATCGATGAGGTTGTGAAAAAGCTAAAAAACCCTGTCTATATTGCCGGCGGAATTGCAAGTGTTGATGACATCAGATTCGTAAAGAGGTGTGGAGGAGCAGGTGTCATCATAGGCTCCGCTCTCTACACTAAAAAGCTTAAATTTGAAGACGCAATAAAGGTTGAACATGAAAAAGTTTAG
- a CDS encoding imidazoleglycerol-phosphate dehydratase, with protein MKKFSRKTDETEVSAIFGSEKTEVRTGVPFLDHMLRTFARHSGFGITVIADGDNVHHIVEDVAIALGRAVGEMDKKGIERFGDAIVPMDDAVAICGLDFSGRGVFVFDGEIRDSDMRGEDFLHFLDTFCRNAGVNVYLKVRGTNSHHMMEAAFKAIAISLKKALKKSGKDYRSAKGVLD; from the coding sequence ATGAAAAAGTTTAGCAGAAAAACCGATGAGACTGAGGTCTCGGCCATTTTTGGATCGGAAAAAACTGAGGTGAGGACGGGAGTACCCTTCCTTGACCACATGCTTAGGACGTTTGCCAGACATTCCGGATTCGGAATTACCGTCATTGCCGATGGAGATAACGTGCATCACATAGTCGAAGATGTTGCAATAGCTCTGGGCAGGGCCGTGGGTGAGATGGACAAGAAGGGAATTGAAAGATTTGGCGACGCGATAGTGCCGATGGATGATGCTGTTGCTATTTGCGGTCTGGATTTCAGTGGAAGAGGCGTTTTTGTTTTTGACGGCGAGATCAGAGACTCAGATATGAGGGGTGAGGACTTCCTGCACTTTCTCGACACCTTCTGCAGAAACGCTGGAGTTAACGTGTATCTGAAGGTCAGGGGCACCAATTCTCACCACATGATGGAGGCCGCCTTCAAGGCGATCGCCATATCTCTGAAAAAGGCCCTAAAAAAAAGTGGTAAAGACTATAGAAGTGCCAAGGGTGTGCTGGACTGA
- a CDS encoding ABC transporter ATP-binding protein, with the protein MLIEAEKLSKKFGKRYAIRDISFGIEGGKVAIMGYNGAGKSTLVKLICGILRPTSGKISVLGRNPAASPEVRREIGVASHNPMLYRELTVKENLEFFSKLYGTEFESDLAEMLGFREYLNRRVFELSRGYLQRVSFARALINSPKLLVLDEVTSGLDQAVRENILEILEGYRGCVLFTTHVLDEAEFCDSFIVLKNGKIAYFGKNYEEAVGILNEGNRDY; encoded by the coding sequence ATGCTGATAGAGGCTGAGAAGCTGAGCAAGAAGTTCGGAAAAAGATATGCAATTAGAGATATCAGTTTTGGGATTGAAGGTGGGAAGGTTGCCATCATGGGATACAACGGTGCGGGAAAATCCACACTGGTGAAACTTATTTGCGGAATTTTAAGGCCCACGTCCGGAAAGATATCAGTTCTGGGCAGGAACCCGGCAGCATCACCTGAGGTGAGAAGAGAGATAGGCGTTGCCTCGCACAATCCCATGCTGTACAGAGAGCTGACGGTAAAAGAAAACCTGGAGTTTTTCTCAAAACTCTATGGAACAGAATTCGAATCAGATCTGGCAGAAATGCTGGGATTTAGGGAGTATCTTAACAGAAGGGTTTTTGAGCTTTCAAGGGGATATTTGCAGAGAGTGTCCTTTGCCAGAGCACTGATAAACTCTCCGAAACTGCTTGTGCTTGACGAGGTCACATCGGGGCTTGACCAGGCAGTCAGAGAGAACATTCTTGAGATCCTTGAAGGTTACAGAGGATGCGTTCTCTTCACGACACATGTTCTTGACGAGGCTGAGTTCTGCGACTCCTTCATTGTTCTGAAGAACGGAAAAATTGCATATTTCGGAAAGAACTATGAAGAAGCTGTGGGGATACTGAATGAAGGCAATCGAGATTACTAA
- a CDS encoding heme exporter protein CcmB, whose amino-acid sequence MKAIEITKKDLRIEFRTKSSLSLMLLFSLTAAFLFSAAIPDPEKLFSPLLLIIFFLTGILGYSTSLLKEVDTETIEGLKASPITPQQIMIGKMVFNLIIMFIVQIFIFPICYALFDVSGNFLLAFLVFVICNSALAITITALSPLLSHSRSREILLPVLVFPVIFPIISLTVSLTDLALSGEIDIYRLLFMVSFTGLIFSLSMLTVDRVL is encoded by the coding sequence ATGAAGGCAATCGAGATTACTAAAAAGGATTTGAGGATAGAGTTTAGAACAAAGTCCAGTCTCAGCCTCATGCTCCTGTTCAGCCTCACTGCTGCGTTTCTTTTCAGCGCTGCAATACCTGATCCTGAAAAACTCTTTTCGCCTCTTCTCCTCATAATCTTTTTTCTAACGGGTATACTTGGCTATTCCACCTCACTCCTAAAGGAAGTCGATACCGAAACCATTGAGGGGCTTAAAGCTTCTCCCATAACCCCACAGCAAATTATGATCGGAAAAATGGTATTTAATCTGATAATTATGTTCATTGTTCAGATTTTCATATTTCCCATCTGTTATGCTCTTTTTGATGTTTCTGGCAATTTCCTGTTGGCCTTTCTCGTTTTTGTGATATGCAACTCTGCACTGGCGATAACGATAACTGCCCTTTCCCCACTGCTCTCTCATTCAAGATCCAGGGAGATTCTTCTTCCTGTGCTGGTCTTTCCGGTAATCTTCCCCATTATCAGTCTTACGGTTTCTCTTACAGATCTCGCCCTGTCCGGTGAAATCGACATTTACCGGCTTCTGTTCATGGTATCTTTCACCGGCTTAATTTTTAGTCTGTCCATGCTTACGGTGGATAGAGTTCTGTAG
- a CDS encoding 2-isopropylmalate synthase → MQVKILDTTLRDGEQTPGVSLSVEQKIMIAEALDNLGVDIIEAGTAIASEGDFQAIKEISQRGLKAEICSFARIKKEDIDAAADANADSIFMVAPSSDIHINAKFPGKSREYIIELSAEAIEYARDRGLIVEFGAEDASRADLDFVIDLFRKAEEVKADRVTFTDTVGVLSPEKMEEIVKRIKSEVRLPLAIHCHDDFGLATANTIFGVKAGADEFHGTINGLGERAGNAAIEEIVIALEYIYGIKTNIKKEKIYNTSKLVERLSRVVVPPNKAVVGENAFTHESGIHTSALFRDATAYEPISPEVVGRKRVIVLGKHAGRASVEAIMNELGYKATPEQMKEILMRIKEIGDKGKRVTDADVRTIIETVLQIKREKKVKLEDLAIFSGKNVMPMASVKLKINGTEKIEAAVGLGPVDAAINAIRKAIKDFADVKLVSYHVDAITGGTDALVDVVVQLKKDNKVVTARGARTDIIMASVEAFIEGLNMLF, encoded by the coding sequence GTGCAGGTCAAAATTCTTGACACCACGCTCAGAGACGGGGAGCAGACTCCCGGAGTATCGCTCAGTGTAGAGCAGAAGATAATGATAGCTGAAGCTCTGGACAACCTCGGTGTGGACATAATCGAAGCAGGAACGGCCATCGCTTCAGAGGGAGACTTCCAGGCCATCAAGGAGATCTCCCAGAGAGGTTTGAAAGCAGAGATATGCAGCTTCGCAAGGATTAAAAAAGAAGATATTGACGCCGCTGCAGATGCAAATGCTGATTCCATTTTCATGGTAGCCCCGTCATCTGACATACACATAAATGCAAAATTCCCGGGAAAAAGTCGTGAATATATCATTGAGCTGAGTGCCGAAGCTATCGAGTATGCGAGAGACAGAGGGCTGATAGTGGAATTCGGAGCAGAGGATGCCTCGAGAGCCGACCTTGATTTTGTAATAGACCTCTTCCGGAAAGCTGAGGAAGTGAAGGCAGACAGGGTAACATTCACCGACACGGTTGGAGTGTTATCGCCAGAAAAAATGGAGGAGATAGTTAAAAGAATTAAGTCTGAAGTCAGACTGCCTCTTGCGATTCACTGTCATGATGATTTCGGTCTCGCCACTGCGAACACAATTTTTGGTGTTAAAGCTGGTGCAGACGAGTTTCACGGAACGATAAACGGACTGGGGGAGAGAGCGGGAAATGCGGCGATTGAAGAGATAGTGATAGCTCTCGAATACATTTACGGAATTAAGACGAACATTAAAAAAGAGAAAATATACAACACCTCAAAGCTAGTGGAAAGACTTTCAAGGGTCGTCGTTCCACCAAACAAGGCAGTGGTGGGGGAGAATGCCTTCACACACGAGAGTGGAATCCATACCTCTGCACTCTTCAGGGATGCAACTGCCTATGAGCCGATCTCGCCTGAAGTTGTGGGGAGGAAAAGGGTAATAGTTCTCGGAAAGCACGCTGGAAGGGCAAGCGTGGAGGCGATAATGAACGAACTTGGGTACAAGGCAACACCTGAGCAGATGAAGGAAATTCTCATGAGGATAAAGGAGATTGGAGATAAGGGCAAGAGGGTTACCGATGCGGACGTCAGAACCATAATCGAAACGGTTCTGCAAATAAAGCGTGAGAAGAAGGTAAAGCTTGAGGATCTGGCAATATTCAGCGGAAAGAACGTTATGCCGATGGCAAGTGTGAAACTGAAGATCAACGGCACCGAAAAAATTGAGGCAGCCGTTGGTCTTGGTCCTGTTGATGCGGCCATAAATGCAATAAGAAAGGCCATAAAGGATTTTGCAGACGTCAAGCTCGTAAGCTACCACGTTGACGCCATAACTGGTGGTACCGACGCTCTTGTCGACGTGGTGGTGCAACTGAAGAAGGACAACAAGGTGGTAACAGCCAGAGGTGCGAGGACCGATATTATAATGGCGTCGGTTGAGGCGTTTATTGAAGGTTTAAACATGCTTTTCTGA
- a CDS encoding ArsR/SmtB family transcription factor produces MPSLQDIVNLGDALSHPLRIKVLKMLMDRELSVYELAKELGISRQLLYLHLKKLEKAGLVESDLRLEGSRAKKYYKAKHFNFSISNEIIRNLEV; encoded by the coding sequence ATGCCAAGCCTTCAGGACATAGTCAACCTCGGCGATGCTCTTTCACATCCTCTGAGGATTAAAGTCCTCAAGATGCTCATGGACAGGGAGCTTAGCGTTTACGAGCTTGCAAAGGAGCTTGGAATATCCAGACAGCTTTTATACTTACATTTAAAGAAACTGGAGAAAGCTGGACTTGTGGAGAGCGATCTGAGGCTGGAGGGGAGTAGAGCCAAAAAATACTATAAAGCGAAGCATTTTAACTTTTCAATCAGCAACGAAATCATAAGGAATTTGGAGGTGTGA
- a CDS encoding DUF2202 domain-containing protein, protein MVKKVGMLLLATFIVALVAGCVQNEQTPNTPAPAGHGNGGGGMSVENMKQLIYQVPAGELSEAEKDGILHMREEEKLARDVYQTLYDKWGLQIFSNIAKSEQTHMDAVKLLIDKYGLEDPAEGKGVGEFTNPAFTELYNKLVAEGSKSTVDALKVGALIEEIDIVDLQKYLSETSKEDIKIVYENLMKGSRNHLRAFTSMLEKYGESYNPQYLSKEEYEQIISSPMEKGLQ, encoded by the coding sequence ATGGTGAAGAAAGTTGGAATGCTGCTCTTGGCTACGTTCATTGTTGCATTGGTTGCAGGATGTGTTCAGAATGAGCAGACTCCGAACACTCCAGCACCAGCAGGACACGGTAATGGTGGTGGAGGTATGAGCGTTGAAAACATGAAACAGCTCATCTACCAAGTTCCGGCTGGTGAACTAAGCGAGGCTGAAAAAGACGGAATTTTGCACATGCGAGAGGAGGAAAAGCTGGCAAGAGACGTCTATCAGACTCTGTACGACAAGTGGGGTCTGCAGATCTTCAGCAACATAGCAAAGAGTGAGCAGACGCACATGGATGCGGTAAAGCTGCTTATTGACAAGTATGGACTCGAAGACCCGGCAGAGGGCAAAGGAGTAGGAGAGTTTACAAATCCAGCTTTTACAGAGCTTTACAACAAGCTCGTTGCTGAAGGAAGCAAATCGACTGTCGATGCCCTGAAAGTTGGTGCCCTTATCGAAGAAATCGACATTGTGGATCTCCAAAAATACCTGTCGGAAACGAGCAAGGAGGATATAAAGATCGTGTACGAGAATCTCATGAAGGGATCACGAAATCATCTGAGAGCCTTTACATCGATGTTGGAGAAATACGGAGAATCTTACAACCCACAGTATCTGAGTAAAGAAGAGTATGAACAGATAATCAGCAGTCCGATGGAAAAAGGGCTTCAGTAA
- a CDS encoding DUF4405 domain-containing protein → MQPTIFSNREVEKSKCYEIKPNRRMLKTISDVLLIIGLAVMTVTGVGLYFAPSGRVARATDWTWLGLDKHTLGDVHAYFGFTMIAIALIHLSLNWRPLKSLLKTLNISDILKLTIVILIVLGGAVAYLWGWLGW, encoded by the coding sequence ATGCAACCCACTATTTTTTCAAACAGAGAAGTGGAAAAGTCAAAGTGCTACGAGATAAAACCGAACAGAAGAATGCTAAAAACGATTTCTGATGTGCTACTGATCATAGGCTTAGCGGTAATGACTGTAACCGGTGTAGGGCTGTATTTCGCTCCTTCAGGCAGAGTTGCAAGGGCTACAGACTGGACGTGGTTGGGCTTGGACAAGCATACACTTGGAGACGTTCATGCGTATTTCGGTTTTACAATGATAGCCATTGCACTTATACACCTGTCATTAAACTGGAGACCACTAAAATCACTGCTAAAAACTTTAAACATATCAGATATACTTAAGTTGACTATAGTTATATTAATCGTACTTGGAGGTGCAGTAGCCTACTTATGGGGGTGGTTGGGATGGTGA
- a CDS encoding CopD family protein, with protein MENVVVFGMVKGLHDLATAIWVGGLIHMSATILPSFKDTGDEVVKRQILMTLQSRLSLLVYASIAVLVITGVLESWHSKSFLGFFSFENTYSSLLSLKHVLVVAMILIAAVRQILLRKMKKAGKKIQMDEKQLKKIKAKEGVLFSLVLINATMGVIAIFLSGYIAAFS; from the coding sequence ATGGAGAATGTTGTAGTTTTTGGAATGGTTAAAGGCCTGCATGACCTCGCCACAGCGATATGGGTTGGTGGATTGATACATATGTCGGCAACGATCCTCCCAAGTTTTAAGGATACTGGAGATGAAGTCGTTAAAAGACAGATTTTGATGACATTGCAAAGCAGATTATCATTACTTGTTTATGCAAGCATCGCTGTCCTTGTCATCACTGGCGTTCTGGAATCCTGGCATTCCAAGTCGTTCCTTGGATTTTTCAGCTTTGAGAACACTTATTCATCACTGCTATCTTTGAAGCATGTGCTGGTGGTAGCGATGATCCTTATCGCTGCTGTAAGACAGATACTGCTTAGAAAAATGAAAAAGGCAGGCAAGAAAATTCAGATGGATGAAAAACAGCTTAAGAAGATCAAAGCAAAAGAAGGAGTTCTGTTTTCCCTCGTACTCATAAATGCGACAATGGGCGTTATCGCCATATTTCTGAGCGGTTATATTGCTGCTTTTTCCTAA
- a CDS encoding tetratricopeptide repeat protein has product MNVEEFIQAFDSARDLSELEKLAEIGREMVDTLEGHEKGRVLGTLGNIYYALQNFEEAEKAYLDVLNLYIKLAEDDKKFLPYVVGCLYNLGNLYQVVRKYEDAEKAYTDALKLVQDDDQKLTILTALGTMYAKLDVRGAAEKCLIEAFNMAKSKGDPRLTGMLLNNLAVVYQREGRKREASMLLKMALDVLDEYGEEVSIAAVLQNFLPLLEESEVEEILERLEKVENLPMDLKAKILYFKAKKAEKEGKADEAAKLYMDAGCLAFLAYRNFGFQSINFMHCFDKVIESEGDLSKDAETLKKLILRYYYGSQKVEPTFEGRAGRLIKAILQGERLEDKGILEDTLKVIADDLMRAGNQP; this is encoded by the coding sequence ATGAACGTTGAAGAGTTCATTCAGGCCTTTGACTCGGCAAGAGACCTTTCCGAGCTTGAGAAACTTGCTGAAATCGGCAGAGAAATGGTCGACACCCTGGAGGGTCATGAAAAAGGGAGAGTGCTTGGAACGCTTGGCAACATTTACTACGCTCTACAGAACTTTGAAGAGGCGGAGAAGGCATATCTTGATGTTCTGAATCTTTACATCAAGCTTGCGGAAGACGACAAAAAGTTTCTGCCATACGTCGTTGGCTGTCTTTACAATCTCGGAAATCTTTATCAGGTTGTGAGAAAATACGAAGATGCAGAGAAAGCGTATACTGATGCTCTGAAGCTTGTACAGGATGACGACCAGAAGCTCACAATTTTGACGGCTTTGGGTACGATGTATGCTAAGCTTGATGTACGGGGAGCGGCAGAGAAGTGTCTTATTGAAGCATTCAATATGGCCAAATCCAAGGGGGATCCAAGACTGACAGGAATGCTCCTGAACAACCTTGCAGTTGTGTATCAGAGAGAGGGACGGAAAAGAGAAGCCAGTATGCTTTTAAAAATGGCTCTGGACGTTCTGGACGAGTATGGGGAGGAGGTTAGCATTGCGGCAGTTCTGCAAAATTTCCTGCCACTTCTCGAAGAGAGCGAAGTAGAGGAGATTCTGGAAAGGCTTGAAAAGGTTGAAAATCTACCAATGGACCTGAAAGCAAAGATCTTGTACTTTAAAGCCAAAAAAGCAGAGAAAGAGGGGAAAGCCGATGAGGCCGCAAAGCTCTACATGGATGCGGGTTGTCTGGCTTTTCTGGCCTACAGAAACTTTGGATTTCAGTCCATCAACTTTATGCACTGCTTTGACAAGGTAATAGAGAGTGAAGGAGATCTCAGCAAGGATGCCGAAACTCTCAAGAAACTGATTCTGCGATACTACTACGGAAGTCAAAAGGTCGAACCCACCTTTGAGGGTCGGGCGGGGCGACTGATAAAGGCAATCCTTCAGGGGGAGAGACTCGAGGATAAGGGTATTCTGGAGGATACCCTGAAGGTTATTGCTGACGATCTGATGAGGGCGGGCAACCAACCTTAA
- a CDS encoding bifunctional 5,6,7,8-tetrahydromethanopterin hydro-lyase/3-hexulose-6-phosphate synthase: MEFRVGEALIGEGFEVAHVDLIIGTKDSPAGIAFSNALATLSAGHTPLLAVLRPNLITKPPAVIVPKVTVRDMDQAELIFGPAQAAVAKAVADAVEEGVIPKEKADEYVIVASIFIHPSARDKHKIYYYNYGATKLAIKRAMENFPDVDTVMYEKDRSFHPFVGRKLTKLWDPPYLQIAIDIPDLGEVLKVMEQIPDSDHIVFEVGTPLAKRYGSEVILKLREVKPDAFYILDLKTLDVGNLEARMAADATANAVVISGLAPISTIVKGIKEAEKTGILSYVDMMNVDDPIKRLEEIEKTGVLPDVVELHRAIDSERSEPPWKLASEIKEKFNVLVAVAGGIRPENVEEVIEAGADIIVVGRAVTKARDVEGAVRKFMQLMKPDTDQFRIMTDF; encoded by the coding sequence ATGGAGTTTAGAGTTGGTGAGGCCCTTATAGGTGAGGGATTTGAAGTAGCTCATGTTGATCTTATCATAGGTACCAAAGACAGCCCAGCAGGAATTGCTTTCTCCAACGCCCTTGCAACGCTCTCTGCGGGACATACGCCGCTTCTTGCGGTACTCAGACCAAACCTGATCACAAAACCACCTGCTGTGATAGTTCCGAAGGTGACCGTTAGGGACATGGATCAGGCAGAGCTGATTTTCGGTCCAGCTCAGGCCGCCGTTGCGAAAGCCGTAGCCGATGCGGTTGAAGAGGGAGTAATACCCAAGGAGAAAGCAGATGAGTACGTTATTGTTGCTAGCATCTTCATACATCCCTCTGCAAGGGACAAACACAAAATTTACTACTACAACTACGGAGCAACAAAACTGGCAATAAAAAGGGCCATGGAGAACTTTCCTGATGTGGATACGGTTATGTACGAAAAGGATCGTAGCTTCCATCCTTTTGTTGGAAGGAAATTGACGAAGCTCTGGGATCCGCCGTATCTCCAAATTGCAATTGACATTCCCGATCTGGGTGAGGTTCTGAAGGTCATGGAGCAGATTCCGGACAGTGATCATATAGTGTTCGAGGTGGGAACCCCTCTTGCAAAGAGGTATGGCAGCGAGGTTATCCTCAAGCTGAGAGAGGTTAAGCCCGATGCTTTCTACATCCTCGATCTCAAAACCCTGGATGTTGGAAATCTTGAGGCGAGAATGGCTGCGGATGCAACGGCTAACGCTGTGGTCATTTCAGGACTTGCGCCCATATCAACAATTGTCAAGGGCATAAAGGAGGCCGAGAAGACCGGAATACTCAGCTACGTTGACATGATGAATGTAGATGATCCGATCAAAAGGCTGGAAGAAATAGAAAAGACCGGAGTTTTGCCGGATGTTGTTGAACTCCACAGAGCGATAGACAGTGAGAGATCTGAGCCTCCATGGAAACTGGCATCAGAGATCAAGGAAAAGTTCAACGTTCTGGTTGCGGTTGCCGGTGGGATAAGGCCCGAAAATGTCGAGGAAGTGATAGAGGCAGGAGCTGATATAATAGTGGTCGGCAGGGCAGTAACAAAGGCCAGAGACGTTGAGGGAGCGGTGAGAAAATTCATGCAGTTGATGAAGCCGGACACCGATCAGTTCAGGATAATGACAGATTTCTGA
- the tpiA gene encoding triose-phosphate isomerase: MGVVIVNFKAYREGFGKRAVELAKIADNVASRCDEYIGIAVSFLDLPVIVKEVGIDVYAQHIDAVDFGSHTGRINAEMIKEYGAKGSLVNHSERRLKLADIEYNVSKLKNAGLTSVVCTNNIPTTAAAAALNPDFVAVEPPELIGSGIPVSKAEPEIVENSVKAAKAVNSSVRVLCGAGITTHEDYIKALELGAEGVLLASGVVKAEDQKRALEELVGLI; the protein is encoded by the coding sequence ATGGGAGTGGTTATTGTAAATTTCAAGGCCTATAGGGAAGGTTTCGGGAAGAGGGCTGTTGAGCTGGCAAAAATTGCCGACAACGTTGCATCCCGATGTGATGAGTACATAGGAATTGCCGTCTCTTTTCTGGACCTGCCAGTTATCGTTAAAGAGGTCGGTATCGATGTTTATGCCCAGCACATCGATGCGGTGGACTTTGGAAGCCATACGGGAAGAATAAATGCGGAAATGATAAAGGAATACGGCGCAAAGGGTAGCCTTGTCAACCATTCAGAGAGGAGATTGAAGCTTGCAGATATTGAATACAATGTTTCAAAGCTGAAAAATGCTGGATTGACCTCTGTTGTGTGCACGAACAATATTCCCACCACTGCTGCTGCCGCAGCCTTAAATCCCGATTTTGTCGCTGTGGAACCTCCAGAACTGATAGGGAGTGGCATACCTGTTAGCAAAGCAGAACCGGAAATTGTTGAAAACTCCGTCAAAGCTGCAAAAGCTGTAAATTCCAGCGTCAGGGTTTTGTGCGGTGCCGGTATAACAACCCACGAGGACTACATCAAGGCACTGGAACTCGGTGCAGAAGGCGTTCTACTTGCAAGCGGAGTGGTTAAAGCTGAAGATCAGAAGAGGGCACTTGAGGAGCTTGTGGGTCTTATCTAA
- a CDS encoding Zn-ribbon domain-containing OB-fold protein, translating into MEVKEFEVWWKIPFKHSAGLHATKFFEGLKDGKILGVRCERCGRVLVPPRAFCERCHAETSEWVEVSDEGVIETLTVTYMKFTGLPDPPYAVGVVKLDGADTGMLCFLGGIDLSDWRKVHETFKPGTRVKAVWREKREGKITDIEYFRPVQ; encoded by the coding sequence ATGGAGGTTAAGGAGTTTGAGGTGTGGTGGAAGATTCCCTTTAAGCATTCCGCCGGTTTGCATGCAACGAAGTTCTTTGAGGGGTTGAAGGATGGGAAAATTCTTGGAGTCAGGTGTGAGAGGTGCGGGAGGGTTCTTGTCCCTCCACGAGCCTTCTGCGAAAGGTGTCATGCTGAGACTTCGGAATGGGTTGAGGTGAGTGATGAGGGTGTGATTGAAACCTTAACCGTTACCTACATGAAGTTCACAGGTCTTCCAGACCCTCCCTACGCTGTGGGGGTTGTGAAGCTGGATGGGGCTGATACGGGCATGCTGTGTTTCCTCGGCGGTATAGACCTTTCAGACTGGCGGAAGGTTCACGAGACGTTCAAGCCGGGAACGAGAGTTAAAGCTGTGTGGAGGGAGAAGAGGGAGGGGAAGATTACGGATATTGAGTATTTCAGGCCTGTTCAGTAA